In a single window of the candidate division WOR-1 bacterium RIFOXYB2_FULL_36_35 genome:
- a CDS encoding single-stranded-DNA-specific exonuclease RecJ, with protein MKRWNFFPQEAETSYILSKELNVSPILAQILINRKITDSQNAMEFLSPTLMNLKDPFDIPNIKKGVERVVLAKTRGEKVVVYGDYDVDGVTGTAILIETLKHIGITPSYYIPHRYEEGYSLNINAIKKLKDEKANLIITVDCGISSITEVKEANAIGIEIIITDHHNVPQQIPNAYAVINPKMIEKNHPSRDLSGAGVAFKFAWALLRIMGETKSDFLTQLLDLAALGTIADVVPLTNENRIIAKKGLSILRERKRIGTKILADVSGLKPEISIRDVNFGLAPRLNAAGRLKHASLAVNLLISKTIAEAETLAKELNKANLKRQGIGDLMNNEILQKIKNNNLESEKIIVVSGESWHPGVIGITASKIVDKYYRPVILISVNQGTGRGSARSIDNFNIFKLLESCKELFVDFGGHEAAAGFVILPENIPILKDKIYKEVFNLKIEYDPKINIETTILPEQITLSLIEELKLLGPHGQANPIPVFSSHNLKIREGKVVGSNENHLKLKLSNGKTNLEAIGFGFGKMKETIDFNLSHDFAYLLESNEWNGIESAQLNLVDVKHSNQTSYSTVTDLARFLG; from the coding sequence ATGAAAAGGTGGAACTTCTTTCCCCAAGAAGCTGAAACAAGCTACATCCTGTCAAAAGAGCTGAATGTATCCCCAATTCTTGCTCAAATCTTAATAAACAGAAAAATAACAGATTCACAAAACGCCATGGAGTTTTTATCCCCCACCTTAATGAATCTAAAAGATCCTTTTGATATTCCAAACATAAAAAAAGGGGTGGAAAGAGTCGTTTTAGCTAAAACAAGAGGAGAAAAAGTCGTTGTCTATGGAGACTATGATGTTGATGGCGTAACAGGAACCGCGATATTAATAGAAACTCTAAAGCATATAGGAATAACTCCATCATATTATATCCCACATCGTTATGAAGAAGGTTATTCTTTAAATATCAATGCAATAAAAAAATTAAAAGATGAAAAAGCAAACCTTATAATAACTGTAGACTGCGGAATTTCAAGTATCACAGAAGTAAAAGAGGCAAATGCCATAGGAATAGAAATTATCATAACAGATCACCATAATGTTCCTCAACAAATACCAAATGCTTATGCAGTTATAAATCCCAAAATGATAGAAAAAAACCATCCAAGTCGTGATCTTTCGGGTGCGGGAGTCGCTTTTAAATTTGCCTGGGCGCTCTTAAGAATTATGGGAGAGACTAAAAGTGATTTTTTAACACAGTTATTGGATTTAGCCGCGCTAGGAACAATAGCTGATGTTGTCCCTCTAACAAACGAAAACAGAATAATCGCAAAAAAAGGATTATCTATACTAAGAGAAAGAAAAAGAATAGGAACAAAAATTTTAGCTGATGTATCAGGATTGAAGCCGGAAATTTCTATAAGAGATGTAAATTTTGGTTTGGCCCCAAGGCTAAATGCCGCAGGAAGGCTTAAACACGCTTCTCTTGCAGTAAATTTACTAATATCAAAAACAATAGCAGAAGCAGAAACTTTAGCAAAAGAGCTAAATAAAGCAAACCTAAAAAGACAAGGGATAGGAGATTTAATGAACAATGAAATTCTTCAAAAAATAAAAAACAACAATTTAGAATCAGAAAAAATCATCGTTGTTTCAGGTGAAAGTTGGCATCCAGGAGTTATTGGAATCACCGCATCAAAAATTGTCGACAAATATTATAGACCTGTTATATTAATAAGCGTAAACCAAGGGACAGGAAGAGGATCTGCAAGGTCTATCGACAATTTTAATATATTTAAATTATTAGAATCATGTAAAGAGCTTTTTGTGGATTTTGGTGGACATGAAGCTGCCGCAGGTTTTGTAATTCTTCCAGAAAACATTCCTATATTAAAAGATAAAATTTATAAAGAGGTCTTTAACTTAAAAATAGAATATGATCCAAAAATAAATATTGAAACAACAATTCTCCCGGAACAAATAACTTTAAGTTTAATAGAAGAGCTAAAATTGTTGGGTCCCCATGGTCAGGCAAATCCAATCCCTGTTTTTTCAAGCCACAACCTCAAAATTAGAGAGGGTAAAGTTGTAGGAAGCAATGAAAATCATTTAAAGCTAAAACTTTCAAACGGAAAAACAAATCTTGAAGCAATAGGCTTTGGTTTCGGAAAGATGAAAGAGACCATAGACTTTAATTTATCACATGATTTTGCCTACTTACTGGAATCAAACGAATGGAACGGAATAGAATCTGCTCAGCTTAATCTGGTAGATGTAAAACACTCAAACCAAACATCTTATTCAACTGTAACAGATTTAGCCAGATTTCTAGGCTGA
- a CDS encoding elongation factor P — protein sequence MSVSITEIRAGNTFEYKGELFKCVEYNHIKWAQQARIRLKMKNLRTGAVIEDTFNVGEKLEKVHIEYRPMQYLYNDGEKYNFMDQENFNQIELTKEQMGGSAHFIKEGFIVNIAFYEAEPLEVNLPTSVDLKVTDTAPEFKGNTVSGGKPATVETGYTVPSVPFFTKVGDIIKVDTRDGKYLGRA from the coding sequence ATGTCAGTATCTATAACAGAAATAAGGGCCGGTAATACGTTTGAATACAAAGGGGAACTTTTTAAGTGTGTTGAATATAACCACATAAAATGGGCCCAACAAGCAAGGATTCGCCTTAAGATGAAAAATCTTCGCACGGGAGCCGTAATAGAAGATACTTTTAATGTGGGCGAAAAACTGGAAAAGGTTCACATTGAATATCGCCCCATGCAATATCTGTATAACGACGGTGAAAAGTATAATTTTATGGATCAAGAAAATTTCAACCAAATAGAACTTACAAAAGAACAGATGGGGGGATCAGCGCACTTTATAAAAGAAGGTTTTATTGTAAATATCGCTTTTTACGAAGCAGAGCCGCTAGAAGTAAACCTTCCAACCTCTGTAGATTTAAAGGTAACAGACACGGCTCCGGAATTTAAAGGCAATACTGTCTCAGGCGGAAAACCCGCAACAGTAGAAACAGGGTATACCGTTCCGTCTGTTCCATTCTTTACAAAAGTTGGAGATATCATAAAAGTTGATACAAGAGACGGAAAATATTTAGGAAGAGCATAA
- a CDS encoding acetyl-CoA carboxylase, biotin carboxyl carrier protein produces MVDFELLKKLIEIVKNEDISGITIEDKGTKYEIRRERGGLVIPTATASETTVNAKNITSDTIKKEDEKNAEEDLIAITSPMVGTFYAAPSPDSPPFVKVGDHVSTGKVVCIIEAMKLFNEIESEISGTVFKILTENGKPVEYGQKLMLIKKG; encoded by the coding sequence ATGGTAGATTTCGAATTATTAAAAAAGCTCATCGAAATAGTAAAAAACGAAGATATTTCCGGAATTACTATAGAAGATAAAGGAACAAAATACGAGATAAGGCGTGAACGAGGAGGTTTAGTCATTCCAACTGCAACAGCATCTGAAACAACAGTAAATGCTAAAAATATTACATCCGATACCATCAAAAAAGAAGATGAAAAAAATGCAGAAGAAGATTTAATCGCAATAACATCTCCAATGGTCGGTACTTTTTACGCCGCTCCATCACCTGACTCACCCCCTTTTGTAAAGGTCGGAGATCATGTATCTACGGGAAAAGTTGTCTGTATAATTGAAGCCATGAAACTTTTTAACGAGATAGAATCTGAGATTTCAGGAACAGTATTCAAAATTCTGACAGAAAACGGAAAACCCGTGGAATACGGTCAAAAATTGATGCTAATCAAAAAAGGATGA
- a CDS encoding ribosomal-protein-alanine N-acetyltransferase, with translation MIIRKAEKKDFETILDIENKSFKKPWSKSQIESALKNIYVLTDSNTIKGFICFEAVKNEGHILHMAVSPSYRGKGFGEKMMEEILKSPCDLFFLEVREGNIAAQNLYKKFGFEIISKRKNYYQDNNENALVMKYTKQQKSGDSNE, from the coding sequence GTGATTATACGAAAAGCAGAAAAAAAAGACTTTGAAACAATTTTGGATATTGAAAATAAATCATTTAAAAAGCCATGGTCAAAATCTCAGATAGAATCAGCTCTAAAAAATATCTATGTTTTGACAGATAGTAATACCATAAAAGGATTTATCTGTTTCGAGGCTGTAAAAAATGAAGGCCATATTTTACATATGGCAGTGAGTCCTTCATACAGAGGAAAAGGGTTCGGAGAAAAAATGATGGAAGAAATCCTCAAATCACCATGCGATCTGTTCTTTTTAGAGGTAAGAGAAGGAAATATAGCAGCCCAAAATTTGTATAAAAAATTCGGGTTTGAAATAATATCAAAACGTAAGAATTATTATCAAGACAATAATGAAAACGCGTTAGTAATGAAATATACTAAACAGCAAAAATCAGGGGATAGCAATGAGTAA
- a CDS encoding tRNA pseudouridine(38-40) synthase TruA produces MIKLTIQYDGSSFSGYELQPGKRSVRGEIKTALSKIFGKEIDVEAVSRTDACVHAISQIVSFSVDHKMPVQKIAHVLNTFLPPDIRAIDSKEMKKEGKIRHLVKSKEYQYLIFNGKVLPPFFRHYIWHLHQKLDLKAMKNGAGFFKGRHNFKSFCASRSNLYLRGKKLKEADFVRTIYKVSISNKKINLWDGCSIPVISLKFKGDGFLYKMIRNIVGTLVEVGLGKRDPSDIKKIIAKKSRKYAGRCAPGEGLCLVKVSF; encoded by the coding sequence ATGATAAAACTTACTATCCAATACGATGGCTCTTCTTTTTCAGGGTATGAACTTCAGCCTGGCAAACGTTCTGTTCGTGGAGAAATAAAGACCGCATTATCAAAGATATTTGGTAAAGAAATTGATGTTGAAGCTGTTTCTCGCACCGATGCATGCGTTCACGCGATTTCTCAAATCGTCTCTTTTTCTGTCGACCACAAAATGCCTGTACAAAAAATCGCGCATGTTTTAAACACATTTCTCCCTCCTGATATCAGGGCGATAGATTCAAAAGAGATGAAAAAAGAGGGGAAAATTCGTCATCTGGTTAAATCCAAAGAGTATCAATATCTTATTTTTAACGGAAAAGTGCTTCCTCCGTTTTTCAGGCATTACATTTGGCATCTCCACCAGAAACTTGACCTAAAAGCAATGAAAAATGGGGCTGGATTTTTTAAAGGGCGGCACAACTTTAAATCTTTTTGCGCTTCACGGTCTAATTTATATCTTCGAGGAAAAAAGCTTAAAGAGGCTGATTTTGTAAGGACTATATATAAAGTTTCAATTTCAAACAAAAAGATAAATTTATGGGACGGTTGTTCTATCCCGGTCATCAGCCTGAAATTTAAAGGAGATGGCTTTTTGTACAAAATGATCCGTAATATTGTGGGGACTTTGGTTGAAGTGGGGCTTGGCAAGAGAGACCCGTCAGATATTAAAAAGATAATCGCTAAAAAGAGCAGGAAATACGCAGGGAGATGTGCGCCGGGGGAGGGATTGTGTCTGGTGAAGGTCTCTTTTTGA
- a CDS encoding thioredoxin, whose translation MSDIIKHINDSEFNVEVAQSQVPVLVDFWAPWCGPCQMLGPVLEKAAAKLEAKVKFVKINTDENQEMAAQLGVSGIPSLFIFKDGKMVSNKVGFIPQATLEEWLNKNI comes from the coding sequence ATGAGTGACATTATAAAGCATATAAATGATAGCGAATTTAATGTGGAAGTGGCACAGTCTCAGGTTCCCGTCTTGGTCGATTTTTGGGCTCCATGGTGTGGCCCTTGCCAGATGTTAGGGCCTGTTTTGGAGAAGGCCGCAGCAAAATTAGAAGCCAAGGTGAAGTTTGTAAAAATAAATACAGATGAAAATCAAGAGATGGCGGCTCAGTTGGGAGTTAGCGGAATTCCATCCCTTTTTATTTTTAAAGATGGGAAGATGGTGTCAAATAAAGTTGGTTTTATCCCTCAGGCAACACTTGAAGAATGGCTAAATAAGAATATTTAA
- a CDS encoding macrolide ABC transporter ATP-binding protein, with the protein MNKGHTLQIENIKKIYTLGEVDVPALNGVSINIDKGEFVSIMGPSGCGKSTLMNMIGCLDKPTSGKIILDNINTENLNDDELAKVRNEKIGFVFQMFNLLPRLTAIENIELPMIYAGKNNEERIKHSKKILEDVGLKDRANHYPKEMSGGQMQRVAIARALINNPAIILADEPTGNLDSKSSVEIIKILQNLNNQGTTIILVTHEPDIASYTKRKIVLKDGLLLEDQKLNQINIL; encoded by the coding sequence ATGAATAAAGGTCATACCCTTCAAATAGAAAATATAAAAAAAATTTATACACTGGGGGAAGTAGACGTTCCTGCACTCAATGGAGTATCTATCAACATAGACAAGGGTGAATTTGTTTCAATTATGGGCCCATCAGGCTGTGGAAAATCAACCCTTATGAATATGATAGGCTGCCTGGACAAACCGACATCAGGCAAAATCATCTTAGACAATATAAACACAGAAAATCTTAATGATGATGAATTGGCAAAAGTCAGAAACGAAAAAATAGGATTTGTCTTTCAAATGTTTAATTTACTTCCGAGGCTTACCGCAATAGAAAACATAGAATTGCCAATGATCTATGCCGGAAAGAACAACGAAGAAAGAATAAAACATTCAAAAAAAATTCTAGAAGATGTCGGACTAAAAGACAGAGCAAATCATTATCCTAAAGAAATGTCTGGAGGTCAAATGCAAAGAGTCGCCATCGCAAGAGCACTTATTAACAACCCTGCCATAATATTGGCAGATGAACCAACTGGAAATCTAGACAGCAAAAGCAGTGTGGAAATAATAAAAATACTTCAAAACTTAAATAATCAGGGGACAACAATCATCCTTGTAACACATGAACCGGATATAGCCTCCTATACAAAAAGAAAAATTGTACTAAAAGATGGTTTGCTTTTAGAAGATCAAAAACTCAACCAAATAAACATCTTATGA
- a CDS encoding putative toxin-antitoxin system toxin component, PIN family gives MTLEKNKLTVVLDTNVFISALIFGGIPFELFDLCRQGRINLVVSSHILLEFARILQTKFKFSKKMALDVVSEIRRISKIVYPNIKIDIVKQDLSDNKIIECAVEGGAGYLVSGDSHLLDIKYYKTIKIVSLSEFLKFI, from the coding sequence ATGACTTTAGAAAAAAATAAACTAACAGTTGTTCTTGATACAAATGTTTTTATCTCCGCATTGATTTTTGGGGGTATCCCATTTGAACTCTTTGATCTTTGCAGGCAAGGCAGGATAAACTTAGTTGTTTCCTCTCATATTCTTTTGGAGTTTGCAAGAATTTTACAGACAAAGTTTAAGTTTTCAAAAAAAATGGCGCTTGATGTTGTTTCAGAGATACGAAGGATTTCTAAAATTGTTTATCCTAATATTAAAATAGATATTGTTAAACAAGATTTATCTGACAACAAAATAATAGAATGCGCGGTAGAGGGTGGGGCAGGATATCTTGTTTCAGGTGATTCACATCTGTTGGATATTAAATATTATAAGACAATTAAAATTGTGTCGCTGTCGGAATTTCTAAAATTTATTTAA